GCACGAATCGTTAAAACGACAAGATTAGACTTTAACCTGTAAGTAAATAGTCTCACTTCACCCAACTACCCGACTGATTATCGCATTTGGTTAAATACTAGCCAATCCCGGAGGAAAGGACAATATATTTGATCTTACCGTTTAAAAACGTAGTGTAAGCGAACAAATGCGAAGGGAGCGAGTGCGCTCCCTGCAGGGCAAGTCCTCGCGGCGACGGAGAGTTATCCTCTGGCGAAGAAGACAAATCAGACTCCTGAAAGGAAGCCGAATGGCCAGGAATCGATAAAGAATGTCCAACATTGTTTAATGAACGAGTTCGTATTCTCGGATCCAGCGCAACAACCCTTGAAGTCTCTGGTAAGCCGGCGGTCGCAACAGCTCCGTTGCCGACGTTGCGTGCGTTTGTTCGCCCATTGTGGCTGGATTGCTTCGCTCCCATAATATTCAATCGcgtcaaaaatttccaaagagcCTAAGCTGCCCTAGCAGCACCAAGAGAGAACGTTTACATGATATTCTCAGATAGAGAAAATGAGACTATTCTCTCCTCGGCCTTCATGGTTCCTAATCACGATGTTTTTGTTTGGAAACTGCTAAGGAGTTTGGCCGCACTGCCTGATGGGATGTTTCTTTTCGTCACGCCACAAGATGGCGACCAATCGTGAACAGTCCTTCAATTTCCCTTTCCTCCTTTCAGTTTCTCGTACTTCGTCTAGACTAATCCAGACTGAATTGCctaaaatgtcattttctttgaTAAGAAGTCCAAACAGAAACATCTGTTGAGctgaagttgaaaaaatttaattcaaccTTACTACTGACTGATCtatcgaaaggaaaaaattcagtGGAGATGAAAAACTCGCCACACTACACGCACGAGACTATGCCGCGTGTCCCTAAGTCACGAGTTTTCGATTTgtgtttctctcttttttttcttttctttttccatcgACCCTCAATTTAGACCATGGCTTCAGATGATCAGCTGACTATCATTCTCTTCCATCTGGCCTCTTATTCTCACGTGCTAGACCGCTATGAATCGACATACGTCACCAACTTGTGCCATCAACGTGTACACCAGTCTTCATTTTTCGTGCCTCGTAAGCAGTGTTCTTCATTTAATATTTAAGAATTTTCGACATGAGTGATATAATCGAAAATAAACACCCGCACTGGCCGTGCAATATGTGAGAAATATACGTCTGCTGCTGTCTACACGTGAGGTCAACATGACCGGATAtcgtcgattttttttttgttttgttttgttttttggttcttttgtttatttgcttttttttcacttttacagAACAAGAAAATGTTAAGGAACAAACGGAAGCAGAAATTACGAGGCTAGACCCGTAAAAAAAGGATTCATTACACAGCcgaaaatgaaatgcaaaaattaataattgaCGAAACTCGTCATCGCAAAAACAGGAAGTTCAATATCAAAAAGTAAATCCGTGTGGATATAATTTAAGTAAGCTGGATATGATTGAATTTAAACGTCTCGCCTTCTTTCGGCTCTGTTATCTTAGACTGATTGGTTTACTGTAAAGGCGAGAAAGAAACTTGACGATCGACAAATTACGACGCTGTTGGGAAACTCATAACCGTTATATCATAGTCACATGTCCTTCTATAGGATCCTTTACTCCCATGGTGCCTCTCTCGCCCCGGGAAAGCAAACTTTTGGAAAAACCCAGCCACCACTTAGATCAGTGAGCTAGTAAGCTTGTATAATCAGACTCACAGTTAGAAAATGAGAAGTACTGAATAAAGGCAAGGGCGGGGAAAAAAGCGACTAAATCCAGGTGACTGTGATCTGTGAAGTAGAGGGCAATTGAAGTGAATCATTCCAGGGTAAGCTAaccttcctttaaaaaaattttaaaaaataaaaaaaaaaaaaagggaaaagacgGTCATCCTTATCCTGTGCGATCGGCTTCAACGTTTTGATCAGCAGTTCAGTGAAGAGGCTGATCAATATCTCATTGCCAACCATTCTAAGGGCCTATTCTAGTCACCAGgcctgggttgttcaaagctgagtTTAGAAAACGCAGGGTCAGTCTGAAAGTTGATTTCAGGTCTGggagctttaaaaaaaatgcagttcaaatctttttgcttgcaatttaaTAACTGGATGTTCTAGCGAGAATAGGGAAAATTGTCTCTGAAAggtttttgaacaaaggaataaagaaacctagATGAAAATTTACCCCTGagttagcgctaatcggccttcgaacaactgggccttgCAATTTATCATTTCCCTTCAGGTGCTTGAATGGCCTTGGTATTTCGGAAACTGATAAGCTCAAGGTAAAAGAATTGTTGCTATGGTAAATTATGCAATTAACTGAATACCAAACGCCCTCTAGAAGGTCTTTCTGTGTAAATTGGATTTAAGATCAATACCGTTGCGGGATTCATAAGAGAGGATAAGGAAATGTtctaaaaacagctttaaaaagtCAATGATTGAATTAAAAGGATCACTCACCTCTCGGTAAGTGAAAAGTTATTTATCCAACACGTTGGGGTGAGCAATAAGAAACAAAACCTCACGGATTTCCAAGCTATTCAAGCCGATTCTTCCGTCATGTCTGATATTGAAAACAATCATCAGATACACCTTCGTGGTCCTATAGAGCCTAAACTTCAAGAACTTCCGCACAatgaacaatttgaaaacatcGGCTATACCGATTGTAACTCAACTCAAGATTTTTGAAAGACATCAGCCCACGAAAGCAGACATATTTTCTGTTGTCGCTTCTTTCCGCTGCTTGAAAGAGACCAAAAGAGAAAACCCTTCTACGATCGCAGTCCAGAGAGACCTAACGCCCTACATTACAGATCTGGCAACCGAACACACTGATTCCCCAGATCATATGAAACACATCTGCCAACATGGCAGAATTTAAAAAGTAAGGTAATACACTGTTTAACTTTCTGATGAAAGGATTTTATTCACGgtctttccatttttaaaacttaaaccTAAATTCTTCAATTTCGCTCTGTGTAAGCTGTTTTGATTTTATCGGCTTTAGATATTTACTGGTTATACAGCATTCTTATTCTCTTATTTCTGATTTGCATTACCTAATCTGGTAAATCATATCGaacttttttcattacttcAGAGCAAATTTCCTCAATTCTCACGATGTTTTCAGCACTCAGTTCTTGTTCCCAGGCCGTGACCATTCTGGAGCCGATCAATTCCCTCGAGGAACCCAAACCAAATTGCTCAGTCCGAACGACTGTAAGTAGACGATGTTCAGTAGCTGGCGAAAGCGGCACACCTACAAAGCGAGAAAGTTCCTCTGCGGTTTTGCGAGGTTTTAGGACCAAATCCTCTAATTGAACAAAGCGTATGCCTCCCATTTGAAAGTGCGCGTTGGCACGCAGAATCGCTTGCGTCTGCGCGGCCCAGAGATGGGCAAGAAATTGCACGAGGgtgtttttgtcgtttttatCGCTATGATCCTTGAGTGCTTGCTGCATTTCAAAGAATTCAGGGGCAAAATTTGACATATTCCTCTCTGAGCACTTGAGATTCTTAACTGTATCAAAGGCGGCGTGGACAGCAGCGCGAAGTTCAGTATCCACGCGAATTTCTCGAAGCCACGCGTTCACCCACCCTCTCGGGTCCCTAACCACGACTATGGCACGCATTCTCTCCTCCACGATCTTTGATAACCACGAAAACTTCAAACCCCACGCGGGATCCGACAGTCGGACAACTGGAAGAGCCTTGTGAAGCTTATGGGGTAATTTTGGTAAAACTCGTTTCGGGTCTTTAGCAAGACCACGAAACCATTTTCGATCCCGAAGCGTTTCAGACGAATGGTGAAAACGATGAAAAGTAGAACACGGATCCAAAAACTTTGCACCTCTCCCAACCTCTACATTGAAGAAATTCGAAGAGTTTTTAAACATGTGTCTTAGTATTTCCGCGCCTGCTAGAGGTAGAGATGTGAATAACACAAACGGTGGAACCTCTTGTACTTCGGAGAGAACACGACTTTCGCGGGAACTTTCAATCGCATTGGGTATTTTTAAGTCACATACTTCACCAACACAAAAACTGATATGAACAgccattattgttattaaccaTGACATCCCAAGACAAATCACGAACATATCACAGAGAGTTTGTCGAAACATCTTTTTTCGAAGCTGTAAATAGAGATATAGCAACacgaaagaaataatgaatGGCAGAAACAAGGAGGATAAAACATTCCAAGTTGTATGCGAGTTAGTCTCACTTAGGGTTAATATTAAGACTTCCTCCTCTGCAGATGACATGACATCCAAACCGAAACGCACAGTCCTGGATCTCTTCTCGCTAACTTCAACCTTGCAATATCCTCCAAATTCCAAGAACTCATATCTAGAGTAAGGTTGATTATGCTTTGTTGCTATGGAAACATGGTAACGAACTCCATTCACTATCACTGAGACCTTCACTCCGTGATCATGCCCAGTTACTACTCGTGGGAGTTGGTCTACTCTATGTCCAGGACCGAGAAATAAGTACGCAGTCCGTGTATATCGCACGTTCAAGGGCGTTGTTATATTTAGATAATGTGTTCGAAAGGAATGGAAGCTTGACGAGTAATTTGTCGAACTGGCATAACTCTTCTGGTCGGTCCCTAAGTTTGACCAGTAAACTCTGTGCAAAAGTCCCTCTATGGAAATGGTAGCATGGGGTGTTTTGGACATGCTCTCATTGAGTATGAAGGGATGATCCACGTTATGAAAGAAGGCGCTCATAACAGATGCTTGACTTCCTATTTTGCGTTCGATATGATCGACCACGAGGAGCACGCTTGGGTTCAACATAATCAAGGAACGATATACACTAAGAAGGCCCAGTTCTTGTCGATACCACCCACTCATCTCTCCGCTTATAAAAACCATATCATCTTCGCTTGACGCAGATATAATATCTCCTTGGGCCCTCCAGGCTGCCattgtttgaaaattaatcCACTTACTGCATTCTCCTATCTGCCCCTCAAAGGGTTTGTAGCAAGATGACTGTTGAGAGGGACCGAATACTAGAGCATTATTAAGGAAAGTGTACTTGTAGGCGTAATAGGTCTCTGTAATGAAAGGTACACCATTTGGGGCAAACACAAATGATCCTTGGTCCGGCTGTTCATGGCCAGGGTTAAAACTTCTCCGTCCTCGTAGCCATGATCGAACGCGTTTTCCTCTGGCAAGAGAATTTATCGCTCTTCCGTGAAGCACCCCacatttcaaggaaagaaaTGCTCTTTTCTTACCCCAGTGACCGCCTAAATGATTACCGGGAGATATGTCCAATCCCCCCCCGTAAGTTACCACTCCCCAGTCACTGAACACGTGGAGTCGAGGCATGCTTGGGTTGGGTAGTGCTCTCTCTTGAATGTCAGGATTATAGAATAAGAACTCTGTGTGGAGCATGCTTTTTTGGTGTGACGCCGATTGACTATAGACTTTCACTCCTGCCATTTGAACCTTGTGCTGTCTAATCTGTCTGGCCAGCCAATTTCCCAAGCCACTTCTCAAAACATGGTTGTCTAGGAAAACTAGCTGGCTTTCTGGACCGTAAAACCAGTTCCGATTGGAGTCGCCATAGCCAACGGTTTCTCTGAACCCTGGGAGCACCGTATGGTAAAGAAACGTCGCGTGCTCTTTAAGCCAAGGGGAATGCGTGAAGTCTACACGTAAGTGGCGTAACGCAAGGAACACATACTGCGTTAGTGAACGTGTAGTGTAAGTGCCATAGGCGACTCCTTCGTCAGTGGAACCGTCCACTACGAAGTTAAATAGCTCTAAGTTTCTACTTAACATTAAGTGAGCTCGTGACAACCATTTCTCCCCCTCGAACAACTTGTGTCGGGCGACAATCAAGGCGCCATTGAATATCGCCATATAGTTTGTGGCTACGTGATTTTGAAGATAAGAAGACCCCCACCAAAGCTTGAAAGATCTCTCGTATAATTCCTCTGTCACTGTCGTTATATTCTGTAAGAACCTAGTTCTTTGAGTGTCGTTTAAACGCGAGTACAGAAAGTCATATGCGGTCGCCATTCCGGTTAAAGAGTGGGCTACGGGGACATCGTCACGGAATGAATCGGCGACGCGCCAGTTGGGAAGATTGGAAAGTCGCTCCATAAACAGAATTGCAAGCTCTGTCGCCTTGAGATCCTCTGGATTGAGAACGCAATAGAAAGCTAACGCAGTAAGGTCATTGCCATAACACTCGTTCCAAGCACTAGAGAAGCTTTCCCAATCTTTAGGTGGTAAATAATATTCAGGCCTTTTGGTTATCTCTTGACTGGCCAAGTAGATCCTTTGAGATATTTCAGAGTGAGTAGTTCGCGCGCGTTCGTGGAGACTAGGTATATCTTTCTCGTTGAAAAACAAGAATGGATGAAGCTGTTCCAAGCCATTCGCGGAAGCTTCGCAAGAAACAATAGCGACAATTGTTAGAACAATTCTTGATGAGAACGACATTCCACGATCGGCAATAAGCCAGTCTCACTAATATTTACATAGAGCGTGGGTCAGAGGTCTTGATATCCTTGTGATATCCGCTCTCCGTAATGTCCCTGACGCCTTCAGTGTCATGAGTTAATGTGTTACATTCCAGCGGTTTGCGAACGTTGTCCAGAGTGTTCCTGGGAAAACAAGACCCTTCtaaaagttttccaaaattccttttctttcagtCAAAGCTTTCCAAAACCTGTATTCATTCACTCTAGGTTTCCCGGCAAGATCTGCTGTCATTCACAAACCAACGAAGATTAGTCTTGTTAAATTGTGTAATATCACTTGTCGTTGAAAATATTGAGACCAAATAATTTACGTTGGTAATTTCAAGTTGGGACTGAAGCTTTGTTCATGATTTGCATTTCCCTATTCAGATTCTTATGGAAGAATTGTCACCTAACTACCTTAGAAATACTGAATCATAGCCGTAATTATTGTTACTCAGAATCTACCATGACATCTAGACTTGCCATGGACAAGTCTGTTTTGAGTTCAACTTCTTTTccacaaaataataataataatgtaataaaaatatttctccCTTACGCGGGTTTCTTGAAACCTTACACCTTGAAAACCCCGAAAACTCAGACATCTCATTCCATATGATGGATGCGCGATTTCATATCAAGTGTGCTCAACGATTTAAGTCGAGGAATATGGTACGGCTATAATTTACCACATTTTAGTAAGAGTTAGTTTTAGTCTTTTCTAGTAGAGAGAAATaatgtgaaaaataaatacaataagCTTTTGTTCGCGAAATGCAATACTGTACTCTCTTAAAATAAATGCGGAGTGCGTGACACTTATCACAACACAGTGGTCTCTTAAAATAAATGCGGAGTGCGTGACACTTGTCACAACACAGTGGTGAGTAATCAGATAACCGAATATTGTACTTCTTAAATGTATGGCTTAAAAAAAGACTGCAAAAGCAAAAGGTTCGAGGGCCCGGAGTGCGTAACGAGCGTGGAAATGGCCACAACATCTGTTACGTTTCTTAATCAGTTACTTTCTTTCTAGAGTTTCATTTACGACACCGCTTTGTTACAAAGACAATAGTATGAATATTCATGTTACCTATCTTTGCTATTTTATCTTCATCCAAAGTCAATACAAAGGCATTTTATTCAGGTTGACATATGTGTTTGTTAAGTGTTTTCCATGCAATAATAAGATTCTTCTTGTGCGGTGTTCCGCCCCCAAAATGTATCACCCTGTACTTTGCCTCACACACAATTATGTTTTATTGCCCTTTGTTTCGATCGCTTCTCTATTGCAATTGATTTCTCCTATAAGGTCTATAAGTTAGTTTCATTTAGATGTATTTGTTTTTAGTTTACGAGAAACATTGACCGCTGTAAAAGACTAAATTCAAGTCCAGTTCTTTCAACGCCTGCAAGTCTTTGTTACGCCGTATAGATGTAAATATCCTCTCATTAGCCAGCGACAAGTTTTGATTTTCAGTTAATGCTGAACATAACCGTCGCTTTGCTGCAAAAGCTTGCGTGAGATCCATTTTAGTATCCACCCAAGGTCACGGATTATTCATGACGCTTCAAACAGTAACTGCTCCataaaatttgctttgtttAGTTCTTTTCCGCGgcacttttttatttcagctgtTAACATATAATTTCTTCCCTAAAACAATGTATGTACAGGAGACgaactttattcgtttgtcttacgatagagtcacttttgatgtgGATAGAGCGTCTTTAGATCGTACTAAGTGAGACCGAAATGTTTTGCAAGACTCGAAAACGGTCCGTATGCCTTGATGTTGTAGGCAGCGGCGAAGAACCTATGATACACCCTTCATGTGTTTTACAAGAGAAGGAATGGTATTATCTTTCTCGATTTCCATGGTAAAAAGAATAGTAGGCTGTTAACTGTTTAGATGTTGTAAACTAAGATCTGGAAACGATGTGTAGATGACACTTTCACAGTCTTAGACCGGGACCATGTCGACGGCTTTTTGCAATATCTAAAAATTCAATAGCCTGCTATTCGTTTTTCCATGAAAATCGAGAAAGATAACACCATTCCTTTTCTCGACACAACAGTTACAAGGGACTCAGACTGTCTACAGAAAGCCCACCCACACTGACCAGTACTTAGCCTATGACTCTCACCAACCTCAGTCAGTGAAGCGTGGTGTTGTTAAGAGTCTATACGACCGAGCCAAACACCTCACAACGAAATCGTCAGTTATCtctgaggaaaagaaacacTAGTCATCATTACTTGTCTATAATGGTTGTCCTTCTTCGTTTGTACGAAAACTCGCAAAGATAACAAGGTTAACAGCCAACAAAGAACCTGCGCAGGAATTCAAATCTACTGAACTTCCCGTGCGAAAGAACTGCCGGTCATTGTAATTCCAGCCTTTGTGCTTATTactatctttttttatttggttcgctgatttttaaattttccaccTTTATAATAAATAGTATTTTCTTTCCTCATTGCCGTTGTGGTGCTTCCACGCTACTCGCTCTTGGTTGTGACAGTCCTCAAGGCAATTTCTTATTGTACCTGCGCTGGGTAAATAATATTTCTAGCTTCCTAATTATAGAATACGCGTGCGAGTTTGTGGGTGTAATATcttgattttttccttcttctagTCCTTTTGATCTGTAGGTGCAATGCGTTCGTCAGAGAAGCTCTAGCTTGAGGACAGGCTAGGAGAAGGTTCAATTTGTGgtctattttcttttccttattcttattttaaaaagtatggTGTATTTTGAcattcttaaccttttaactcccggaccaaatttgtaattctccttactgtcataTTATTAGATAATCACATCGCTTTCAACCGTTCGGTCTACAAGCTTCGGCGCAATGCAACTAATCCTATAATGATCTTTTGTGTGCGAAGGTTTTGGAACggcatttttaacttttccGAAGACATCACTCTTGCCAAAATCGACTATAACTGGGGAGAAGCTGGTCTAAAACATCGTTATTGCATTTTAGGTCACTGGGAACAAATTTACACGTTTGAATATCGTCTTACGCGTCTGCCGTGTAAGGAGGGCTAAGATGAGGTTAAAAATAACACTCAGGTATTCACTACCCAAGAGGtcacgaaaaattgaattcacagtaatttatatcaggagaccgctctttgtctggactctttcttttgactgaaagttgaggcatccaccgttaacttatataattattatcctttACTAGTTCCCGAATATCGTTGTCAAGCTCGGCTATTCTTGACTGACATCTTCGCAATTTCCCATGATTTTTCGACTGGAGGCATTTCCCGCTTAAAGTGTACGGTCAAGAGCGATTTGATTTACCGCATCAACAATAGGATTATATTTTGAGACCTCGCGAATCCATCTGCAGGAATTCTCCCTGTCTAATCTGTCCGGCACAGAGACCAATTGAAGATATCACATACATGTTGTTTGGTTACCTGGCGTTGAACGAACAGCCTTTGTTAACGCGCTTTAGACCTGCTGGCGGGGCAGAACGTATTGTAGTCATCGCGGAATCGACGAAACAattcgttctttgcaaaagcattCGGActgatttcacattaacttttCGTTAGCACATACTAGTACTTTTTGGGGTCGAGATTGGATCCCGTAACTATAGAAAACTTAGCCGATCGATCGAAGACTTCGGCCTCCATGATGAGATCGCGCCAAGTGATTCCAATGCAAGATTTATTGTGTTTTCGTAATTGAAATTCGAGCATAGATGAAGTATTAATTGTTAGGTGaacctttaacttataatcaacaggtttaagCAACCGCATAGACAACTACCGACCGCAAGCGTTAATGTAATTCTctacactgatgacagaaatatagcgcctccgtagaatgcatgctgcgaaTTTTCTTCGGGGCCAAAGCCCCTCAtgcatacaattcttataatgctagttcagaaaatttggtattggatccacTTATTACCTCCAAACTgatggttttctttattcttataacttgtctggttgatattgtattgatagtgtaaggagaaattctgtcttggtcactcatgcgggttaaagggttaagtacttAGGATGGGGgctgggaaagaaaaagagaaagaaaggggaaaaaaaagcgaCCGTAACCATTGGAAACGTCGTCTCTTGGAAATACTATTAGTTCCTATTCTTTATGTTGgctgacatttttttaattcgCGTTTTAAATACagtaacatttaaaaaaaagggaaggaagaGATCTTTTAAATAAATCTTGGTTTCACCGACAAAACTAAGCACGGCCAAGTCTTTTTTAACAAGGTAAAAAAACTATCGGGTAAAATGAATCTTTTCAGGTGGCTGGTTAGAAGACCTGTCTGGCCAGAACTTATCCCATTTTCAGTAGAACGGAATAACTGAGAGTATCATCCCTGTGGATGGCACAACAGTCAATTTTTTGGGTGACCCCAGGCCTTTGTAATCTTTCCCTGGCAGTTTGCTGGTGCAAATGTGTACTCTTGGGTTGAAAGCTAGAGAGGTTTGGTGCAAACAAAGTGTCTTGCTGAACAATATGTCTTAATGACACATTCACACGTTTTTTTGTACCACCTAACCTAGTGAATAATATCGAAGTTTTTTCATTACATCAGAGCAAATTTCCTCAATTCTTGCGACGTCCACTTCACTCAGTTCTTGTTTCCAGACCTCTACCATTTTGGAGCCAATCAATTCTTGCGAGGAACCCAAAGCAAATTGCTCAGTCCGAACGACTGTAAGAAGGCGATGTTCAGCAGCTGGCGAAAGAGGAACACCTATGTAGCGAAAAAGTTCCTCTGCGGTTTTGCGAGGTTTCAGGATCAGGTCCTCTAATTGAACAAAGCGTATGCCTCCCATTT
This region of Pocillopora verrucosa isolate sample1 chromosome 3, ASM3666991v2, whole genome shotgun sequence genomic DNA includes:
- the LOC131783915 gene encoding E3 ubiquitin-protein ligase znrf2-like, with protein sequence MGAKQSSHNGRTNARNVGNGAVATAGLPETSRVVALDPRIRTRSLNNVGHSLSIPGHSASFQESDLSSSPEDNSPSPRGLALQGAHSLPSHLFAYTTFLNGVKCPVCSKVILAEDIELHLVICLTKPRITYNEDVLKQDNGECVICFEDLSIGDTIARLPCLCVYHKSCIDNWFQVNRSCPEHPTD
- the LOC131783905 gene encoding dermatan-sulfate epimerase-like protein, with amino-acid sequence MSFSSRIVLTIVAIVSCEASANGLEQLHPFLFFNEKDIPSLHERARTTHSEISQRIYLASQEITKRPEYYLPPKDWESFSSAWNECYGNDLTALAFYCVLNPEDLKATELAILFMERLSNLPNWRVADSFRDDVPVAHSLTGMATAYDFLYSRLNDTQRTRFLQNITTVTEELYERSFKLWWGSSYLQNHVATNYMAIFNGALIVARHKLFEGEKWLSRAHLMLSRNLELFNFVVDGSTDEGVAYGTYTTRSLTQYVFLALRHLRVDFTHSPWLKEHATFLYHTVLPGFRETVGYGDSNRNWFYGPESQLVFLDNHVLRSGLGNWLARQIRQHKVQMAGVKVYSQSASHQKSMLHTEFLFYNPDIQERALPNPSMPRLHVFSDWGVVTYGGGLDISPGNHLGGHWGKKRAFLSLKCGVLHGRAINSLARGKRVRSWLRGRRSFNPGHEQPDQGSFVFAPNGVPFITETYYAYKYTFLNNALVFGPSQQSSCYKPFEGQIGECSKWINFQTMAAWRAQGDIISASSEDDMVFISGEMSGWYRQELGLLSVYRSLIMLNPSVLLVVDHIERKIGSQASVMSAFFHNVDHPFILNESMSKTPHATISIEGLLHRVYWSNLGTDQKSYASSTNYSSSFHSFRTHYLNITTPLNVRYTRTAYLFLGPGHRVDQLPRVVTGHDHGVKVSVIVNGVRYHVSIATKHNQPYSRYEFLEFGGYCKVEVSEKRSRTVRFGLDVMSSAEEEVLILTLSETNSHTTWNVLSSLFLPFIISFVLLYLYLQLRKKMFRQTLCDMFVICLGMSWLITIMAVHISFCVGEVCDLKIPNAIESSRESRVLSEVQEVPPFVLFTSLPLAGAEILRHMFKNSSNFFNVEVGRGAKFLDPCSTFHRFHHSSETLRDRKWFRGLAKDPKRVLPKLPHKLHKALPVVRLSDPAWGLKFSWLSKIVEERMRAIVVVRDPRGWVNAWLREIRVDTELRAAVHAAFDTVKNLKCSERNMSNFAPEFFEMQQALKDHSDKNDKNTLVQFLAHLWAAQTQAILRANAHFQMGGIRFVQLEDLVLKPRKTAEELSRFVGVPLSPATEHRLLTVVRTEQFGLGSSRELIGSRMVTAWEQELSAENIVRIEEICSEVMKKVRYDLPD